In Kutzneria kofuensis, the DNA window GCGCCGGCGCGTATGGCCACAACGGCGCCGACGATGCCGCCTACGACGCCGTGCTTCTGGCGAGGGCGGTCAACGGGCGACCCGTGCAGGTGGTCTGGTCCCGTGCCGACGAACTCGGCTGGGCCCCTTTCGGTGCCGCGATGGCGATCCGAATCGAGGCCGACCTCGACGCGGCGGGCGAGATCACGGCCTGGCGGCACGACGTCTACAGCAACGGCCACGTCTCACGGCCGGGCGTGTTCGACGTGCCGTCCTTGCTCGGCGCGCAACTACGGACCGGTGCTTCCCCACCGGTGTCGATGGACCCGCCATTCGCCGGCGGCGGCGGGTCCGAGCGCAATTCCGTTCCGCTGTACAGCTTCCCGGGCCAGCGCGTGGTCAAGCACCGGCTGCTGGAGATGCCGCTGCGCACCTCGTCGCTACGGTCGCTCGGCGCGTACACCAACATCTTCGCCATCGAGTCCTTTGTGGACGAACTGGCCCTGCGTGCCGGCGCCGACCCCGTCGACTACCGCCTGCGGTACCTGGAGGACGAGCGAGCCCACGCCGTGATCAAGGCCGCCGCCGACGCCGCCGGTTGGGCCGATCGGGGCGACGGCTGGGGATTCGCCTTCGCCCGGTACAGCAACCACGGCGCCTACTGCGCGGTCGTCGCCGAGGTCGAGGCGGAGACGGAGGTCCGGGTCAAGCGGCTCACCCTCGCCGTCGACGCCGGCGCCGTGGTCAGCCCCGACGGGCTGCGCAACCAGGTCGAGGGCGGCGCCGTCCAGAGCACCAGCTGGACGGTCAAGGAGCAGGTGCGGTTCGACCGGTCCCGCGTCACCAGCACCGACTGGGAGTCCTACCCCATCCTGCGGTTCTCCGAGGTCCCGGCCGTCGACGTCGTCATCGTCGACCGCCCCGACCGGCCCAGCCTCGGGGCCGGCGAGACCGCCCAGGGCCCCACCGCCGCCGCCATCGCCAACGCCCTGCACTCCGCCCTGGGCGTCCGCGTCCGCCACCTCCCCCTGACCCCGGCCAACATCATCGCCGCCATGTGACCCCGGCGAGTCGCGCTCTGGGACCCACCGAATGTAGGTTTCCGACAGAACTGAGCCTCGGGGCTCAGTTCTGCCCCGTCCTTGCATTCGGTGGGTCTGAGAGCGCGACTCGCGCGACGGAGTTGCGTTCTATCAGCTCGACGGGTAGCACCAGCCGCTTCGGCGGGGAGCTGGGGTCGGCGATGCGTTCCAGCAGCAGCCGCGCCGCCTCGTAGCCGATGTCGTAGTGCGGGATCCGGACCGTCGTCAGCGCCGGCCGCTGCTTGTCGACGAACGGCATGTCGTTGAACCCGGTCACCGAGACATCCTCGGGACAGCGCAGCCCCAGCTCGGCCAGCGCCCCGTAACAGCCCAGGGCGATCATGTCGTTGCCGGCGACGATCGCCGTCACGGACACGCCGCCGGCCAGCAGCCGCCGGGTGGCGTCGTAGCCGGCCTGCTCGCTGAAGGCGTCGCAGAACTCGACGCCGGACGGGGTCAGCCCGTGCGCGGACAGCCCGTCGAGGAACGCCCGGTACCGCTCCACGCCGGTGGAGGTGTCCTGCGGCCCGGCCAGGTGCCCGATCCGGCTGTGCCCCCGCTCCACCAGCAGGTTCACCAGCGCGCGCACGCCGGCCCCGCTGTCCGCGACGACGGAGGCGACGTCCCCGGCGTCGGTGCGCCGGTTGACCAGCACCACCGACACGTCCGGCCCCAGCGGCACGCCGTCCCGCTTGCTGGTGGCGAGGATGAACCCGGCCAGCTGCTGCCCGCGCATGGTGGCCAGCAGGTCCCGCTCCCGCTCGGCGTCGCCGTCGGTGTTGCCGAGCAGCGCCAGGTAGCCGGCCTCCCGCAGGGCGTCCTCGACGCCGCGCACGATCGGCGGGAACACCGGGTTGCGCAGGTCGGGGATGACCACCCCGACCACCGAGGACGTCCGGGTGCGCAGGCTGCGCGCGGCCGAGTTGGGCGAGTAGCCCAGGGCCCGCGCCGCCTCCACGATCCGGGCCGCCGTCCGCGGGCTCACCTTGTCCCTGGTCTGCGGGTTCAGCGCACGGCTCGCGGTCGCCGCGTGCACGCGGGCCAGTTCGGCGACGTCCTTGATGGTCGCGGGCTTGTCCATCGTGCCAGCATATTGACTGTCCGTGGTGGCGAGGCGAACTCACTCGTCCGGAGTCAACCCATCATCGACCGACACACCCTCGGGCTCCAGCTCCAGCCCGGCCCGACGGGCCTGCTCCAGCACGAGAGCGGCGAAGTCCTCCTCGGTATGCCCAGCTCCGACGGCCGACGCCACCAGCTGGGCGACCGCCGAGGCGACCGGCATCGGCGCCTCCAGACTGCGCGCGGCGGCCAGCCCGAGGTCGAAGTCCTTGCGCAGCAAGGGCATCGTGAAGGTCGGGGTGAAGTCCAGGTTGACCAGCGCGGGAGACTTGTACCGGGTGAACACCGAGCCCAGCACCGAGTCGTTGAGGAACTCCAGGAACGCCGCCCTGCTGACGCCGCCCTTCTCGGCCAGCACGGTGATCTCCGACAGCGACTGGATCACCACCCCGAGGAACACATTGTGAGCGATCTTCACCAGCCGGGCGACCTCGTCCTCGCCGACGTAGGTCACGCCCCGGCCGAGCACCCGCAGCACCGGCTCGACCTCGTCGAACACCGGGCGCGGCCCCGACACGGCCAGTGTCAGCCGGCCGGCGGCGACGACCTTCGGGTTGCCGCTGACCGGCGCGGCGAGCAGCTCGGAGCCGCGCTTGCGGGCGGCCATCCGCACCGCGGCCGACGCCTCCTCCGACACCGTGGAGGAGTCGATCACCACCCGCGGCGCGGTCTCGGGATCGGTGAGCAGGCCGTGCTCGCCGGAGGTCACCTGCTCCAGGTCGGCGGACGCCGCCACCATGGTGAACACGATGTCCCGGCCGGCGAGGTCGACCGGCCGGTCGACGACGGTGGCGCCGAGCCCCTCGGCCTTGGCGCGCGTCCGGTTGTACACGGCGACGTCGTACCCCGCGGCGCACAGCCTTCTGACCAGAGCGGCGCCCATCCGCCCCGCGCCGATCCAGCCGATGCTCGGTGAAGCCATGACACTCCTCGACGCCGTGTCTGCAATCGTTCGCAGCCACGATGCCCGGGGAGTCACGGGCCGTCAACCATTCCACCGCCACCGACTGTTGCACTGTGCAAGACTCGGGGCTCGACAAAACGGACGGGAGAGGCGATGCGGGTGCTCGTGTGCGGCGCCGGGGTCGCCGGGCTGACCACGGCGTGGTGGCTCGGCCGGCGCGGCTGGGACGTGCTGCTCATCGAGCGCGACGAGCACCCCCGCGACGCCGGGCACCTGCTGGACGTCGGCGGCCCCGGCTACGACGTGCTCGACCGGATGGGCCTGCTGCCGACGCTGAACGCGAACCGCCGGCACATTCCCGCCATCGTGTACGTCGACGAGGACGGCGGCACGCTCGCCACCGTCAGCTACCTGGCCACGGCCGCCCTGCTGAAGGGCCGGCTGCTCACGGTCATGCGCGGCGACCTCGAGGCGGCGCTGACCGCCGTGCTGCCGCCCCGGGTGCAGCTGCGGCGCGGCGTCGAGATCACCGCCGTCGAGGACGGCGATGGGCCCGTTCGGGTGACGTTGTCCGACGGCAGCGTGCAGGAGGTGGACCTGCTGATCGGCGCGGACGGCCTGCACTCGACCGTGCGGCGGCTGGTGTTCGGACCGGACCGCCTGTACATGCGGCCGCTGGGCCAGCACTGCGCGACCTTCCTGTTCCACGACGACGAGCTCGCGGCCTGCCTCGGACCGGACCTGAAGGTGCTCAGCCTGGCCGACCGGCAGGCGGGGTTCAGCCGTACCACCGACGGGCGGGTCGCGGCGTTCCTCGTGCACCGGGGCGACCGCTCCCCCGCCGATCCGGTCGCCGAGGTGCGCAGCCGCTGCGCCGGCATGGGGTGGATCGTCGACCGGGCGCTGGCGCAGGCCCCGCCCTCGCTGCACCACGCCCCGGTGACGCAGGTCGAGCTGGCCAGCTGGCATGTCGGCCGGACCGTGCTGGTCGGCGACGCCGGCGCGGGCGTGTCGGCGCTGGCCGGCCACGGGGCGTCGCTGGCGGTGTTCGGCGCCTTCCGGCTGGCCGACTCGCTGCTGCGGTCGATGGATCCGAGCAGCGGCATGGCCTCGTACCAGCAAGGTCTGATGCCGGCGGTGCAGCAGGTGCAGCGGGCCGGCCGGCGGGCGGCCGGCTGGGTGGCGCCGACGACACGCTGGCAGATCGCCATCCGGGACGCGGTGCCCGCACTGTCCGGCGGGGGCTGAGGCACACTGGTGTCATGCCGCGCACACCGGGCGAAGTCGCCGAGTCAACCGACGTGGACGCCGTCACCGACGCCGTGTTGTCGGCGTCGAGGCTGCTGGTCGCCGTGTCCGCGCGGTCCATCGCCGCCGTGGACGAGGCGATCACGCTGGCCCAGTTCCGGCTGCTGGTGATCCTGAACGCGGTCGGCGCCACCAAGCACGCGGCGCTGGCCGACCAGCTGGGCGTGAACCCGTCGACCGCGAGCCGGATGGTCGACCGGCTCGTCGCCGCCGGCATGGTGGTGCGGGAGACCAACCCGGCGTCCCGGCGGGAGATCGTCATCGAGCTGACCGCCGAGGGCCGGCGGGTGGTCCGGCAGGTGACGGCCCGCCGCCGCAAGGAGATCGCCAAGATCGTCGCCCGGATGCCGGAGTCGGCCCGGGTCGGCCTGGTCGACGCCCTCCTCGCCTTCACCGACGCCGGCGGCGAGTCCGCGATCACCGTCGCCCCCGACTCCGCCTGGTCCTGACCACCCCCGCGAGTCCCGCTCTCCGACACACCGAGTTGCGGATTCCAGCACCCCACCGTTGCCACATGCGCTTCCCATTGCGCACAGATGCCACACAGCAAGCGCATGTGGCACGACGGGGGGCTACCGGTACTCCGGGTTCTGGAAGTCGAAGCGGCAGCCGGCGTCCCACTCCGAGCGCTGGTTGCCGTGCGCGGGGATGCCCCCGGCGTCGGAGAGCATCCGGGCCAGGTGCATCAGGTTCCACGTCATGAACGTGGTGTTCCGGTTGGTGAAGTCGTTCTCCGGCCCGC includes these proteins:
- a CDS encoding xanthine dehydrogenase family protein molybdopterin-binding subunit — encoded protein: MIPPNLATNPRLSHWISVHPDGTIDVRCGKVELGQGILTALAQIAADELDVDYGRIRMVPLTTDSSPDEALTAGSRSIEHSGAALRQVGAEVRAVFLAAAARVLGTDSLSVVDGVINGTVSYWDLLDDVDLDVEATGNVSPKPVAERRIVGTSPARLDIPDKVYGRPRFIHDLSLPGMLYGRVVRPPSRGATLVSLDANEALALNGVVDVVRDGDFLGVIATREEIALRAKELLRCEWTERDSLPDVDALSEFLMSRRTEDVTLVDESTEDSGTTTVSAVYSRPYLAHASMAPSCGIARWDGDKLELWSHSQGVYHLRKDICRTLGVAVDQVTVHHVEGAGAYGHNGADDAAYDAVLLARAVNGRPVQVVWSRADELGWAPFGAAMAIRIEADLDAAGEITAWRHDVYSNGHVSRPGVFDVPSLLGAQLRTGASPPVSMDPPFAGGGGSERNSVPLYSFPGQRVVKHRLLEMPLRTSSLRSLGAYTNIFAIESFVDELALRAGADPVDYRLRYLEDERAHAVIKAAADAAGWADRGDGWGFAFARYSNHGAYCAVVAEVEAETEVRVKRLTLAVDAGAVVSPDGLRNQVEGGAVQSTSWTVKEQVRFDRSRVTSTDWESYPILRFSEVPAVDVVIVDRPDRPSLGAGETAQGPTAAAIANALHSALGVRVRHLPLTPANIIAAM
- a CDS encoding LacI family DNA-binding transcriptional regulator; amino-acid sequence: MDKPATIKDVAELARVHAATASRALNPQTRDKVSPRTAARIVEAARALGYSPNSAARSLRTRTSSVVGVVIPDLRNPVFPPIVRGVEDALREAGYLALLGNTDGDAERERDLLATMRGQQLAGFILATSKRDGVPLGPDVSVVLVNRRTDAGDVASVVADSGAGVRALVNLLVERGHSRIGHLAGPQDTSTGVERYRAFLDGLSAHGLTPSGVEFCDAFSEQAGYDATRRLLAGGVSVTAIVAGNDMIALGCYGALAELGLRCPEDVSVTGFNDMPFVDKQRPALTTVRIPHYDIGYEAARLLLERIADPSSPPKRLVLPVELIERNSVARVALSDPPNARTGQN
- a CDS encoding NAD(P)-dependent oxidoreductase, with product MASPSIGWIGAGRMGAALVRRLCAAGYDVAVYNRTRAKAEGLGATVVDRPVDLAGRDIVFTMVAASADLEQVTSGEHGLLTDPETAPRVVIDSSTVSEEASAAVRMAARKRGSELLAAPVSGNPKVVAAGRLTLAVSGPRPVFDEVEPVLRVLGRGVTYVGEDEVARLVKIAHNVFLGVVIQSLSEITVLAEKGGVSRAAFLEFLNDSVLGSVFTRYKSPALVNLDFTPTFTMPLLRKDFDLGLAAARSLEAPMPVASAVAQLVASAVGAGHTEEDFAALVLEQARRAGLELEPEGVSVDDGLTPDE
- a CDS encoding FAD-dependent oxidoreductase yields the protein MRVLVCGAGVAGLTTAWWLGRRGWDVLLIERDEHPRDAGHLLDVGGPGYDVLDRMGLLPTLNANRRHIPAIVYVDEDGGTLATVSYLATAALLKGRLLTVMRGDLEAALTAVLPPRVQLRRGVEITAVEDGDGPVRVTLSDGSVQEVDLLIGADGLHSTVRRLVFGPDRLYMRPLGQHCATFLFHDDELAACLGPDLKVLSLADRQAGFSRTTDGRVAAFLVHRGDRSPADPVAEVRSRCAGMGWIVDRALAQAPPSLHHAPVTQVELASWHVGRTVLVGDAGAGVSALAGHGASLAVFGAFRLADSLLRSMDPSSGMASYQQGLMPAVQQVQRAGRRAAGWVAPTTRWQIAIRDAVPALSGGG
- a CDS encoding MarR family winged helix-turn-helix transcriptional regulator, with translation MPRTPGEVAESTDVDAVTDAVLSASRLLVAVSARSIAAVDEAITLAQFRLLVILNAVGATKHAALADQLGVNPSTASRMVDRLVAAGMVVRETNPASRREIVIELTAEGRRVVRQVTARRRKEIAKIVARMPESARVGLVDALLAFTDAGGESAITVAPDSAWS